One window of Balearica regulorum gibbericeps isolate bBalReg1 chromosome 20, bBalReg1.pri, whole genome shotgun sequence genomic DNA carries:
- the SPACA9 gene encoding sperm acrosome-associated protein 9 isoform X1, with protein sequence MNEVKEALRNIEQNYKLFLQQQFTFIGALQRTRENAHDTIRPVASIGQVQSYMDHHCNNSTDRRILNMFLNICNDLSKLCHKLETTHSGNNITSGILERCKLLLSHSNDLSAIRARYPHDVVNHLSCDEAKNHYGGVVSLIPIVLDCVTEWVTHTEKLPRHTLHNAN encoded by the exons ATGAATGAGGTAAAAGAGGCTCTAAGAAACATAGAGCAGAACTACAAgctcttcctgcagcagcagtttaCGTTTATCGGAGCACTGCAACGCACCCGAGAGAATGCCCACGACACGATCAGACCTGTGGCAAGCATCGGCCAG GTACAGTCCTACATGGACCATCACTGTAACAATTCCACGGACAGGCGTATCCTCAACATGTTCCTAAACATCTGCAATGATCTAAGCAAGCTCTGCCACAAGCTGGAAACCACGCACTCTGGTAACAACATCACCAGTGGCATTTTGGAGAGATGCAAGCTGCTCCTCAGCCACAGCAACGATCTGAGCGCCATCCGAGCTAG ATACCCCCATGACGTTGTGAATCACCTGAGCTGTGACGAAGCAAAGAATCATTACGGAGGTGTGGTGAGCCTCATCCCCATCGTTCTAGACTGCGTGACGGAGTGGGTAACCCACACTGAGAAGCTGCCACGGCACACGCTGCATAAC GCCAATTAG
- the SPACA9 gene encoding sperm acrosome-associated protein 9 isoform X2 — protein MNEVKEALRNIEQNYKLFLQQQFTFIGALQRTRENAHDTIRPVASIGQVQSYMDHHCNNSTDRRILNMFLNICNDLSKLCHKLETTHSGNNITSGILERCKLLLSHSNDLSAIRARYPHDVVNHLSCDEAKNHYGGVVSLIPIVLDCVTEWVTHTEKLPRHTLHNVSGGSAVSEKAGVSQTPPSVHLEAQTSASNKDNAQVQGRKHVQKKYLNDTENHSGKLKGPWKPPGRHAF, from the exons ATGAATGAGGTAAAAGAGGCTCTAAGAAACATAGAGCAGAACTACAAgctcttcctgcagcagcagtttaCGTTTATCGGAGCACTGCAACGCACCCGAGAGAATGCCCACGACACGATCAGACCTGTGGCAAGCATCGGCCAG GTACAGTCCTACATGGACCATCACTGTAACAATTCCACGGACAGGCGTATCCTCAACATGTTCCTAAACATCTGCAATGATCTAAGCAAGCTCTGCCACAAGCTGGAAACCACGCACTCTGGTAACAACATCACCAGTGGCATTTTGGAGAGATGCAAGCTGCTCCTCAGCCACAGCAACGATCTGAGCGCCATCCGAGCTAG ATACCCCCATGACGTTGTGAATCACCTGAGCTGTGACGAAGCAAAGAATCATTACGGAGGTGTGGTGAGCCTCATCCCCATCGTTCTAGACTGCGTGACGGAGTGGGTAACCCACACTGAGAAGCTGCCACGGCACACGCTGCATAACGTGAGTGGTGGAAGTGCTGTCTCTGAGAAGGCAGGCGTTTCCCAGACACCTCCTTCTGTGCACCTTGAAGCTCAGACCTCAGCTAGTAACAAAGATAATGCACAAGTGCAGGGGAGGAAGCATGTCCAGAAGAAGTACCTGAATGACACAGAAAATCACAGTGGGAAACTTAAGGGTCCCTGGAAACCTCCAGGCAGACATGCCTTTTAA